The Dethiosulfovibrio salsuginis genome window below encodes:
- a CDS encoding MotE family protein — protein MAEERNKETTTPAEDKAAIKKEKEKSKKSRKRLFLLFLLMAFPASLAGLHLSGIWDARPMVFSMAPKLPYVGEKLVELLDIPPVYTMTVEERRIFELRQWEDLLAQREVDLNELSSKLGVLSSDLMERGSAIAKAEEELAAKEAEVPGEELSQSEQEIFDRVVRTYQEISARRAAKIVENLNPELAVRMLRSLPEDEAAGILGRMDATKAAWLTEQLAK, from the coding sequence GTGGCGGAGGAACGAAATAAAGAGACGACAACACCGGCGGAGGATAAAGCTGCCATAAAAAAAGAAAAGGAAAAAAGCAAAAAGAGTCGAAAACGGCTTTTTCTGCTATTCCTCCTGATGGCCTTTCCTGCGTCTCTGGCGGGACTCCACCTCAGCGGAATCTGGGACGCCAGACCTATGGTGTTCTCCATGGCCCCTAAACTCCCCTACGTAGGCGAAAAACTCGTAGAGCTTCTGGACATACCTCCGGTCTACACCATGACGGTAGAGGAGCGGAGAATCTTCGAGCTTCGCCAGTGGGAGGATCTCCTCGCCCAGCGGGAAGTGGATCTCAACGAGCTCAGCTCAAAGCTAGGGGTGCTCTCCTCGGACCTGATGGAAAGAGGGTCTGCTATAGCTAAAGCGGAGGAAGAGCTGGCCGCCAAAGAGGCGGAGGTCCCGGGCGAAGAGCTCTCTCAGAGCGAACAGGAGATCTTCGATCGAGTGGTGCGGACCTATCAGGAAATATCCGCCAGGCGGGCGGCGAAGATAGTGGAAAACCTCAATCCTGAACTGGCGGTAAGGATGCTCAGATCCCTTCCGGAAGACGAGGCAGCGGGAATCCTAGGACGCATGGACGCGACCAAGGCAGCGTGGCTGACGGAACAGCTGGCAAAATAG
- a CDS encoding lytic transglycosylase domain-containing protein produces the protein MTGPDFSGMRQAMDRITSIHRRIYGTPSVPKETFEEELAKAAKTKETSATSVIKPEVPISGKASVLRSRLSPGDNDLNSAIEEISSRYGVDEKLVRSVISVESAWRPDAVSPKGAMGLMQLMPGTARMLAVDPKDPVQNVEGGVKYLAQLSEKYSGDLEKTLAAYNAGPGRVDKYGGIPPFKETEAYVKKVLKLYNG, from the coding sequence ATGACCGGACCGGATTTCAGCGGAATGAGACAGGCTATGGACCGAATCACCTCCATCCATCGCCGGATATACGGCACCCCCTCTGTCCCAAAAGAGACCTTTGAAGAGGAACTAGCGAAAGCCGCTAAAACCAAGGAGACCTCAGCTACCTCTGTGATAAAGCCGGAGGTCCCTATCTCCGGCAAAGCCAGTGTCTTAAGAAGCAGGCTATCGCCGGGAGATAACGACCTAAACTCGGCCATAGAGGAGATATCCTCCAGGTATGGAGTGGACGAAAAACTGGTCCGTTCGGTCATATCGGTTGAATCCGCCTGGAGGCCCGACGCAGTCTCTCCAAAAGGCGCTATGGGACTTATGCAGCTCATGCCCGGGACCGCGAGGATGCTCGCAGTTGATCCTAAAGACCCAGTGCAGAACGTCGAAGGTGGCGTCAAGTACCTAGCCCAACTGTCCGAGAAATATTCAGGAGACCTGGAGAAAACCCTGGCCGCCTACAACGCAGGTCCAGGTCGGGTCGACAAATACGGAGGCATACCTCCCTTCAAAGAGACAGAGGCCTACGTGAAAAAAGTTTTGAAACTGTATAACGGATAG
- a CDS encoding flagellar export protein FliJ yields the protein MRERIGRFRRILKAREMARDLIQKQMADLRAQENALIDKLKKLRDEKQLYMDRFSQVAQGQVTIDELRISSEDISRTEDHIKEGIVEIFHLRKRIDQVEAILVERHKDVRKVEMYLEQMILQWEKEMNRRDQIVVDDMAGILHDRKNREGGNLQ from the coding sequence ATGAGGGAGAGGATAGGCCGGTTCAGGCGGATCCTCAAGGCCCGAGAAATGGCCAGAGATCTGATTCAAAAGCAGATGGCCGACCTAAGGGCCCAGGAAAACGCCCTCATAGATAAACTCAAAAAACTGAGAGACGAAAAACAGCTCTACATGGACCGATTCTCCCAGGTCGCCCAGGGACAGGTCACCATAGACGAACTCCGCATCAGCAGCGAAGACATATCCCGAACGGAAGACCACATAAAAGAGGGCATCGTGGAGATCTTTCACCTGAGAAAAAGGATAGATCAGGTCGAGGCCATCTTGGTGGAAAGACACAAAGACGTCCGCAAAGTGGAAATGTACCTGGAGCAGATGATACTCCAGTGGGAAAAGGAAATGAATCGACGGGATCAGATCGTGGTGGACGACATGGCGGGAATCCTCCACGACCGTAAAAACAGAGAAGGAGGGAACCTCCAGTGA